The Periophthalmus magnuspinnatus isolate fPerMag1 chromosome 17, fPerMag1.2.pri, whole genome shotgun sequence sequence GGATGCAGAGACTGGAAACTGCTGGTAAATCAGATGGAAATTTTAGTGAAATGGCACAAAAACACGATTCTGTCATATGTCACATGTGGTGCACCACAGCAGGTGGGTGGGGACTCCACACACCCACTCCCAAGATAACAGCCCGTGTGCTCCTATGGGACTTACCCACACACTGCACCAGAATCAAACTGCTTTATTTCACTGACATCACCACATTAACTATAAAAGTATGGAACATATCTGACAGGACAGGAAATAAGTTTGTAGGAAGTGTCTCGACGTGAAAGGCTGCTGGAAATTTCACACTTCATGAGCTCACATGCAAATGAGCAAACGAGCGTTACACTGGTGTTTTCATCACTTTTATGCAGATCTGGTGCAGGAATAttagttattttacatttaaaaatattatgcagtgaatgtttttataaataagtcattttagatgtgaTTGTATAAGTAAATCTCtgtttatttaacttattttaatgcAAATGCCCTAAGTTTGTTATTATAACTGATGTATGGAGTTACGGTTCAGTACATGATGGATACAACAGCTATtttgagggtcaatatttatttatttatctttttgcagcatgatcagatttgagtttgaagtttgaaatatgaactacTATGACCCATTACAAACACTAACTACTTAAGTCtttatttcagttcattttttttttaacaatattgcacatttagatttgtttttgtagagtttggtttcaatattatcgtttatcatctatattttcatccacacacgtctggagcagcagatTTATGAGATTTAAAGTAAATGTTAGAATCATGGAGAGTTTGAAAGAGATCACACCTTCACTGTAAACTCCAGAGAGAAGAAataagagggagagggaaggaaagatgagaggaaagagaaagaaagacaggaagAAAAAGAGCAAGACAGACAGGATGAGCAagcaagaagaaagaaaaagagagcaaGAAAGGGAGctagaaagaaagaacaaagaaagagaaagaaaagaggagggcGGTGCATCGTGGTCCCTGGTGTGAACTGGTCTGTGTCTGAtccttgttctgatgcagctcaacattataaacagattcaggaaaggttcatttctgtcgtgTCAAAGTGACTTTTGTCGTATCGATTCTGCTCAAACGAGGATCGAGTTTTAGTGTCCGACTCCTGACGACATCATCTGCCCCACGACAGACTCTGGAACTAAACTATTTGTCaagtctgtgtgaaatacttttagtttttactcttttaaactGATCATACTTTTATTTAGGTCGAGTTTTcatctgatacttttacttttacttgtgtattaTTTCATTCTGgtatcaatacttttacttcttccaccatCGTCTTGTTCTGATACTCGAgatcattcaggaaaggttcatttctgacatgtgaatgggacttttttagtatcgattcctgctcaaatgagtatctagtctcGATACTAGTTTTTGGATCGATTTGCGTCtgtttttcgatacttttgacgaccCTCGCTCCGGCGTTTAAAATCACGTACCTATTAGAAACTGCTGAGTGTCAAACAGTTTGCAGGGCTGCTCCTTCTCCAGTTTGTTGGGCTTGTCCGTGTACGGAGCGAGCGGCCCCTCCCAGTAAACTCGGCTCTGGCAAAGGCGTTTGGCGTACATCCCGTCGGGCGCCATCCACAGCAGCACGCCTCTCTCCAGGACGCTAGGGAGCATGTCCGCCCCCTGCCTGTGGGACTCCGGGTACGGGAACGGGAACAGGATGACCTCCGGACCCACGGAGACGCGGTCGTCCGGACGAGGGGAGGAGGacggggaggaggaagaggaggaggccgaAGAGGAGATGCGGCATCCGTCGGGGCTGGTCGTGGTCACTTCTTTCACCAGAGACTCTCGGTAGAAGAGGGAGACGTGGAGGCTGAAATctggaaaaagaaaattattagAAATCCTGTTCGTTTCGATGGAGAAGTTGGGAATTGTGTGATTGtgcgattaacgataatatcacgataatgatcaAAGTTGCTGATGAATAATGATAATTGTAATGTTATGAGTAAGTATTATGTTTAAATAACTTGTATATAATTGTACTtagttatcagtgaaaacaacttcGATTTAGTGGAGAAAATTATGGACgagcagggccgtcgacagaaatttcaGGGCCCAGGGCAAGAAGCTTAACATGGGCCCCCGTCTtatataaattaatagaaagagggtccaattctgggcccctaagaccctgaaGTGTGGGACAACAGACCTCTTTACCCCCCGTCAACTCTCCTGTGGATAAGTAAATTTTTTTGGAACATTCtgacgattatcacgattataaaacatcagaagaatcagaagacaAAGACTTTTTTCGGTGATAAAgttcaacataaaacactgaatagtaataatataaaggttaaaaaagatgtgcttaaaaataaaatagtctagAGGTAGATGTATACAACAATATCAGAACAACAGCGCAAGAATCAAGTCACCGCAGCGACCGCACGTGCCGCCATCTTAGAAACATCATCAAAATATCTCCAACGAATGATTATTGTTGACCCTTTTCATCACGATAAGcgacattttttgtttattttctcatccttacactgcaccgattctttGGGAAGCTTCAAAACGGCTCTGTGGTCCCGATAGAACTTATTGTCCGTCAAAATCGGCAACTCCAGATAAAATAATACGATGGCGGCGCTCACGGAAACTTCAGGAATGAAAATTAATCCGgaaatgtacctgatttttactaacTTCAAAATACGACGACTATTTTAAACGTCTCGCCGTCGTCCCAAACTATCCTCACTTACCCTTGCCCTTCatagtattctaagtattcaccacaatgagtttttaagctAAACGTTTAGAGACAAGATTAGAGTTTTACTGTCactgtaacgctaacaacaactagcaagctaactgTTCCCTTCCTAATTCACAGAgagtaaaacgctttataattagaagcaGATCGCACACAGAGCTTTTTCTGTTTCGTCAGTGCTTCATTTTTTGAttgttgttatttatatttatttgagcGCTGCATAAAGcgattaaaaaacataaaaactacagaactgattggtcctgtttaagttattacataaactgtaaattttggactattgagcgcacctgaatataaatCGCAGCAGCtgaatttttaaagaaaatgaattttgtacataaatattatgtttaaataacttgtatataattgtacttagttatcagtgaaaacaacttcaATTTAGCGGAGAaaattatggatgagcagggccgtcaacagaaatttcaGGGCCCACGGCAAGAAGCTTAACATGGGCCCCcgtctaatataaattaatagaaagagggtccaattctgggcccctaagaccctaaAGTGTGGGACAACAGACCACTTTACCCCCCGTCAACTCTCCGGTggataagtacattttttttggaacattctggcgattatcacgattataaaacatcagaagaatcagaagacaAAGACTTTTTTCGGTGATAAAgttcaacataaaacactgaatagtaataatataaaggttaaaaaagatgtgcttaaaaataaaatagtctcgAGGTAGATGTATACAACAATATCAGAACAACAGCGCAAGAATCAAGTCACCGCGGCGACCGCACGTGCCGCCATCTTAGAAACATCATCAAAATATCTCCAACGAACGATTATTGTTGACCCTTTTCATCACGATAAACTCTAATCTTGTCTCTGAACGTTTAGCTTAAAAACTCATTggtgaatacttaggatgctATCTAAGGGTAAGTGAGGATAGTTTGGGACGACGGCGAGACGTTTAGAATAGTCGTCGTATTTTGAAgttagtaaaaatcaggtacatttcCGGATTCATTTTCATTCCTGAAGTTTCCGTGAGCGTCGCCATTGTCGTAACCCGCACTTGAGTATAAGCCGCATGTTACAAATCTGTtataacatgagatatttacactgAAAGACGGAACACAGGtgattttttgagttttaatttaagacacccaggtttagaaaataaagcagcACCAACacaggccatctgcttttatttcctccttTTTACACTAAGTTCTTCCCACTGTCGCCTCCAACGTCGCGCCATGGGTTCATTgaggccaaacttacgtgcagtgactctatttccttctttgttggtcaaacttacgtgcagtgactctattttcttttttattggtcaaacctacgtgcagtggctctatttccttctttaatggtcaaacttacgtgcagtggctctatttccttcgtTAATAGTCAAAcatacgtgcagtggctctatttccttctttaatagtcaaacttacgcgcagtggctctatttccttctttgttggtcaaacttacgtgcagtggctctacttccttctttaatagtcaaacttacgtgcagtggctctatttccttctttgttggtcaaacttacgtgcagtgactctatttccttctttgttggtcaaacttacgtgcagtggctctttttccttctttgttggtcaaacttacgtgcagtggctctttttccttctttgtcggtcaaacttacgtgcagtggctctatttccttctttaatagtcaaacttacgtgcagtggctctatttccttctttgttggtcaaacttatGTGCAGTGACTCTATTTCCTTCCATGGCACTAGATCCACTGTCTCCATCTTTAAAGCTGCGTcatgttcaaaatcaaaactcgtGTTTTCTTCAgcgcagaatctttccccacgtctgcgtcacttttgtgtttactgtcagagagcgccccccggtggacaTTAGCCAGTAAAATCTATAAATCAGCCGCTCCGTTGTATAAACCGCGGGGTTCAGAGCGTGaggaaaaagtagcggcttgtagtctgaaatttacggtatgtgttaatataaatgtgtttttttaccgGTGACGGCGTTGGGGTCCATGGCGTAGACGGGCGGTTGGGATTCCGAGAGGTAGGTGTGGAAGGAGAGCTGGAAACCTAGAGACGAGACGTGtcaaaaaattatgttttttggaaagtattaaacaaaatacaaacttagaAACGTATTCGCTAAACTTTCTGCCATCCCTCGTGTCATTTTTTTACCGTTCTCTGAGTGCGGTGTGGGCCAGGGCCTGCCGAGGGCTGACGGGTAGTGGTACTGCAGCTCGtggtgatgatgaggaggaaaaggaggaggaggaagaggctgCTGATCGGAGGACGCAAAGTCTCTCCAGTCTCTCCGCTCCGTGTAACCGGGCACCTGCAGGTCACAGGAGCGGTTTGAATCACTTTTGTAATCGCTTttgctttaataattatcactTTTTTTGCGTTTTTTTGCCTCTTCCTGCACTTCTTTGTACGtactctgtctttttttttacgcTTTATAAGTCTTAAATAAACACGTAGCCACGCCTTTAGCTTAGCCTTTTGAGCACATGTCCCACATTTGAACAGATAAACCACAAAGTCCCATTTATATCGTGTTAAAGTTACAGTTTGACCAACCTGGTTTTGCAACGAGGAATATGATGGAAAAAAGCCAAGATGTGAACTTTCCTCCACACTGGACATTTTCATTCCTAAAAAGAAATGTATAAAGATATAAGATTTATAAAAAGCATTCTTATCTCCACGTCAAACCGCAgatgaaatataaatatgacGTGAACTTATACCAAACTCTTCCTCAAACTGTTGCAAAAAAGAACATCATTTGAGTGCACGTACTGGCCCTCGCGCCGCAGTTTGCACCCTGCACTTGGTAACCGAAGCCCCCTATAAAAAGCACTAGGGCTTTTTTCTACACCCGCTGGCTTCCTTTGCGCTTCCTGCCGCATCAGAACCCAGCGCAGAGTTGCATATGTGTAAAAATGCCTGTAGTAAAAAGCAGCAACCAGCCCAGAGTCATGCATGACAAGAGACGCAAATTCACAGGCAGAAAACGTGTGAAGTGTCTCAAAGGTCCAATCGTTTTCTTCCCCATTTGAATGACTCAAACGAAGAGCTGTTAATGTTTTaatctgtcatgtttttgtgttaagaTAAGTTTGATTCACATGATATAATGACTTTAGTTTAGATGTTTTGAGCTGGTTTCTCTGGTCGGTTTTATCTtcacaaaagctttaaaaagtttGGGCATTGATCTGCTGCAAAGACGggatttaaaaaacaattattAAGCCCAAATTTTCAGAGCTAATCCAGTGCATTTTGTAGAACAATATGGCAAGTTTTTCGTTTTTAACTTTGACATCGAAACAACTCGTTTGGATCCAGAACACAAACACGCCGAGGCTTTGCAGAATAATTGATTTTAGAGCTAATCCAGTGCGTTTTTGTAGAACAACATGGtcaatttttagtttttagttgtaGCTTTTAAAACTTTTGACACCCAAATGTAAGATTACAACTCGtttggatccagaacacacaatCTTCCCGTCGTTTGCTGCgtaaataatttgaataaatgcattttaatatgaCAAATGTACCTTTCTTGGCTCCCTCGGGTATGATCCTGTAGACCTTATACGGTTCAGAGATGTCCAGTTGGCTCCTTTCTACCAACTCGTCAAAATCATTGCTTTTATTAAGAGCGCAGCGTAATCTGGTTTTCCAAGTCGGAGGATCGGGTTTATCCACTCCTTCCTTATATTTCCCTTTGAACAGGGCCCACGCCTGCAACAACAgccacaaaaacattaaaaaacacgcCAATCTACTTCAATTTTCAGTAGTTTTTATCCAGATACACACCTTAAACAGCGCCGCATCCTCTTCCCGGTTGTAATCCTGCTTCCCCGCGTGTTTCCAGGGAATCCGGAAGATGGATTTCTCATCGTTTTCCCAAACTAAACCTGGATATCTCCCGCTGTCGATCTGGTCAATGAGCCACTGTCGGAGTTTACCGTTCCCACAGCTGACTGACAGGCCGTCCTCTTCCATGTCGCtcttaaaatcacattaaaaagtCGAATATTTAGTggaaaagtcattttaaaaaggaaaatgaCTGTAGGAAACGCACTGTattggacatttattgtattttcctgctaattTTAATGACGAACtgttagttttataatgtaattgtgttgaattgtgtgttttaatgtgtgttcacctgcacatggaaagcagcagcGGCTAAATCTGGTTGAaatcatcttttttcttttgtaagattaatgaatttataCACGGTTTCTCACAAAtacataaagaaataaagactTCTGCACAACCCTTTGCATAAACAGAGTTACTTGTGACAAACTGTGGTGCAaagttctatttttatttagtgcAAAATTTATTATTcatgaaaaatgtacttctcCATTCGCTGCAAGAGCCTTTTACGCATGAAGTTTTACGCATGAAGCTGAAATGGCACAAAtaaagtgtccaaaagtactgAAACTCCAGCAGATTAAACATTTGTGCGTTAAAAAAGTCTCTATATGTGTGATAACTGTGCTTTCTTACCTGTTGCACTGGAGCAGACTCTTTCTTTCTGGCCTCTCCGGTCCGTGCGTCCTTTTCTTAAACGTTATCAGTGCGTAatgggcaggaggaggagcgcgGTTCAAACAGGAGACGCTCATTTCTGTGAAGCCCGTGCGCCCACACAGCGCAGCGCAGCGGGGAATCCCTCTGCTCCGGAGTCTACCCTGAATGGAACACTCTCGTTTTGTCGTTTTTTTGGTCATATTCCATCGCTTTTCTGCAGAAACAACAGTCTGCAGCAGCTTTGGCCTCGCTCTCTCAGCCACGAGCCACGTCCTGTGCGTCTTCAGGACACGAGGGCTGCAGCTCGTGACGTTTGAGGCGggtttgtttttcaatgtacGACGAGAACAGAGGAGTTTGACGCGAGGTTAATTGGTTACACTGCCCCCGTGCGGTTAATTATGGAAACGTCAAGCAAGAAGTGACAGAAGCTCAAGAAAAGACAAAACAGgtttatttatgcagaaagACTCGTCCACAAAGATATTCAGAGagttttacagaaaaagaaagactttaaaatcacaaaacgaCAAATTAAAGTTAATTAATTAGTTAGAATTaaataatcagcataaaatcaacatcaaaggagaaaagtgcagtttagtcctggtttagtcctggtctagtcctggttcagtcctggtctagtcctggtctagtcctggtctagtcctggtctagtcctcgtttagtcctggtttagtcctggtttagtcctggttcagtcctggttcagtcctggttcagtcctggttcagtcctgattcagtcctggtttagtcctggtttagtcctggtttagtcctggtctagtcctggttcagtcctggtttagttccgttctagtcctggtctagtcctggtttttatcccattctagtcctggtctagtcctggtctagtcctggttgagtcgtggtttagtcgtggtttagtcctggtttggtcctggttgagtcgtggtttagtcctggtttagtcctggtttggtcctggttgagtcctggtttagtcctggtttagtcctggtttggtcctggttgagtcgtggtttagtcccgttctagtcct is a genomic window containing:
- the irf4a gene encoding interferon regulatory factor 4a; protein product: MEEDGLSVSCGNGKLRQWLIDQIDSGRYPGLVWENDEKSIFRIPWKHAGKQDYNREEDAALFKAWALFKGKYKEGVDKPDPPTWKTRLRCALNKSNDFDELVERSQLDISEPYKVYRIIPEGAKKGMKMSSVEESSHLGFFPSYSSLQNQVPGYTERRDWRDFASSDQQPLPPPPFPPHHHHELQYHYPSALGRPWPTPHSENGFQLSFHTYLSESQPPVYAMDPNAVTDFSLHVSLFYRESLVKEVTTTSPDGCRISSSASSSSSSPSSSPRPDDRVSVGPEVILFPFPYPESHRQGADMLPSVLERGVLLWMAPDGMYAKRLCQSRVYWEGPLAPYTDKPNKLEKEQPCKLFDTQQFLIELHDFVHNGRSPPRHQIVLCFGDEYPDPQRTRKLITAQVEPVFARKLFIYYQQNNGPYLRTYDHNQQPNPAPTLDYTSQRPLQHIQE